One segment of Streptomyces sp. NBC_00454 DNA contains the following:
- a CDS encoding ABC transporter permease has protein sequence MAAYLAKRLGYYAVLLLAAVCLSYLLASYALDPRAYYEGRQPPLSPASVDHHLTALGVNDHTPLVSRFSAWAGRALRGDLGQTIDGTPVGAEFGRRIGVSLRLLLLGTIAGTVIGVLAGAWTAVRQYRFSDRAMTLASFVLLSTPVFLLAVLLKIGAIWINTKTGADVIQFTGEKSPGVETGFWAVFKDRGVHLLLPTISIGLGVIAGYSRYQRSTMLDVLGSDYLRTAAAKGLSRRTVLLKHGLRTALIPMSTYFSYGFLALFTGATFTETIFGWHGMGEWFISSIGKNDVNSVVAVNVFAAVTVLLSGFLADVLHAALDPRIRNA, from the coding sequence GTGGCCGCCTACCTGGCCAAGCGGCTCGGCTACTACGCCGTGCTGCTGCTGGCCGCCGTCTGTCTCTCGTACCTGCTCGCCTCTTACGCGCTCGACCCGCGGGCGTACTACGAGGGCCGCCAACCCCCGTTGTCGCCCGCCTCGGTGGACCACCACCTCACCGCGCTCGGCGTCAACGACCACACCCCGCTCGTCTCCCGCTTCTCCGCCTGGGCCGGGCGCGCCCTTCGCGGCGATCTCGGACAGACCATCGACGGGACCCCGGTGGGCGCAGAGTTCGGACGGCGGATCGGTGTCAGTCTGCGGCTGCTGCTCCTCGGCACGATCGCCGGGACCGTGATCGGAGTGCTCGCTGGGGCCTGGACCGCGGTGCGCCAATACCGTTTCTCCGACCGGGCAATGACGCTCGCCTCCTTCGTGCTGCTTTCGACTCCCGTCTTTCTCCTGGCTGTTCTGCTGAAGATCGGCGCGATCTGGATCAACACGAAGACCGGTGCCGACGTCATCCAGTTCACCGGCGAGAAGAGCCCCGGCGTCGAGACCGGCTTCTGGGCGGTGTTCAAGGACCGGGGCGTCCACCTGCTGCTGCCCACCATCTCCATCGGGCTCGGCGTGATCGCCGGCTACAGCCGCTACCAGCGCTCCACCATGCTGGACGTGCTCGGATCGGACTACCTGCGCACCGCCGCAGCCAAGGGCCTGAGCCGCCGGACGGTGCTGCTCAAACACGGCCTGCGGACCGCCCTGATTCCCATGTCGACGTACTTCAGTTACGGATTCCTGGCCCTGTTCACCGGCGCCACCTTCACCGAGACGATCTTCGGCTGGCACGGGATGGGCGAATGGTTCATCTCCTCCATCGGCAAGAACGACGTCAACTCGGTCGTCGCCGTCAACGTGTTCGCCGCCGTGACGGTGCTCCTGTCCGGCTTCCTCGCGGATGTACTGCACGCCGCGCTCGACCCGCGCATCCGCAACGCCTGA
- a CDS encoding ABC transporter family substrate-binding protein encodes MRRTTVIAAAAVLSATLLVSACDSSGADDGASAKKEEAPAVDGQNINAQPVSSLKQGGSLRIAIDQWITQYNVNQVDGQQGDGSEIARTVLPHLFYADAKGVGQPNPAFLASAKVVSTSPQVVEYQLNPKAHWSDGTPLSWKDFEAQWKAQNGSDKAYEAADTSGYDQIAKVEQGADEHGVKVTFNTPYADWPRLFDPLYPAAYTDTPEKFNKGWAEKAPVTSGAFKIGTYDKTAQTITLVPDPQWWGDKPKLDSLVYRVLDRSARTEAFLNKELDEAPALLPEDYKRLVKDPATDIRRGARWDEVHITLNAGRGPLQDVKVRNALQAAIDRKGINASFAKDLSFELKPLNNHFFMPNQAGYKDNSSEFDAYDPAKANKLLEEAGWKDAGQGKPRTKDGKELTLDYTLSAGGSSSQEDQAQLVQQQLSAVGVKVEIKKVPANDYFGKFVNTGNFDLVSFRNVDEAYTSKLIPVFQQPQGDNLFQNFGSVGSPRIDELLKKAGQTTDRAEALKLYNEADAEIFKLGHSIELYQRPEVTANRKGLANYGAAGLADVDYTKVGWQN; translated from the coding sequence ATGCGCAGAACCACGGTCATCGCCGCAGCCGCAGTCCTGTCGGCCACCTTGTTGGTGTCGGCCTGCGACTCCTCCGGCGCGGACGACGGCGCATCGGCGAAGAAGGAGGAGGCGCCGGCGGTCGACGGGCAGAACATCAACGCACAGCCGGTGAGCTCCCTCAAACAGGGCGGCTCGCTCAGGATCGCGATCGACCAGTGGATCACCCAGTACAACGTCAACCAGGTGGACGGACAGCAGGGCGACGGCTCGGAGATCGCCAGGACCGTGCTCCCGCACCTCTTCTACGCGGACGCGAAGGGGGTAGGCCAGCCGAACCCGGCCTTCCTGGCCTCGGCGAAGGTCGTCTCGACCAGCCCGCAAGTGGTGGAGTACCAGCTCAACCCGAAGGCGCACTGGTCCGACGGAACGCCCTTGAGCTGGAAGGACTTCGAGGCGCAGTGGAAAGCGCAGAACGGCTCCGACAAGGCGTACGAGGCGGCCGACACCTCCGGCTACGACCAGATCGCGAAGGTCGAGCAGGGCGCCGACGAGCACGGGGTGAAGGTCACGTTCAACACGCCGTACGCCGACTGGCCGCGGCTCTTCGACCCGCTGTACCCGGCCGCGTACACCGACACCCCCGAGAAGTTCAACAAGGGCTGGGCGGAGAAGGCGCCGGTCACCTCGGGCGCCTTCAAGATCGGCACCTACGACAAGACCGCGCAGACCATCACGCTGGTTCCCGACCCGCAGTGGTGGGGTGACAAACCCAAGCTGGACTCGCTCGTCTACCGCGTCCTGGACCGCTCGGCGCGCACCGAGGCCTTCCTCAACAAGGAGCTGGACGAGGCGCCCGCGCTGCTGCCGGAGGACTACAAGCGGCTGGTCAAGGACCCCGCGACGGACATCCGGCGCGGCGCCCGCTGGGACGAGGTCCACATCACCCTCAACGCCGGGCGCGGCCCGCTCCAGGACGTCAAGGTGCGCAACGCGCTCCAGGCGGCCATCGATCGCAAGGGCATCAACGCCAGCTTCGCCAAGGACCTGTCCTTCGAACTGAAGCCGCTGAACAACCACTTCTTCATGCCGAACCAGGCGGGCTACAAGGACAACTCCAGCGAGTTCGACGCCTACGACCCGGCGAAGGCGAACAAGCTCCTCGAAGAGGCCGGCTGGAAGGACGCGGGCCAGGGCAAGCCGCGGACCAAGGACGGCAAGGAGCTGACCCTGGACTACACCCTCAGCGCGGGCGGTTCCTCCTCTCAGGAGGACCAGGCCCAGTTGGTGCAGCAGCAGTTGAGCGCCGTCGGCGTGAAGGTCGAGATCAAGAAGGTCCCGGCGAACGACTACTTCGGCAAGTTCGTGAACACCGGGAACTTCGACCTCGTCAGCTTCCGCAACGTCGACGAGGCCTACACCTCGAAGCTCATCCCGGTCTTCCAGCAGCCGCAGGGCGACAACCTCTTCCAGAACTTCGGTTCGGTCGGCAGCCCGCGGATCGACGAGCTGCTGAAGAAGGCCGGCCAGACCACGGACCGCGCCGAGGCGTTGAAGCTCTACAACGAGGCCGACGCCGAGATCTTCAAGCTGGGCCACTCCATCGAGCTGTACCAGCGCCCGGAGGTCACGGCGAACCGCAAGGGCCTCGCCAACTACGGCGCGGCCGGCCTTGCGGACGTCGACTACACGAAGGTGGGCTGGCAGAACTGA
- a CDS encoding ABC transporter permease, giving the protein MTAAIESSVPGAPGIARPAGRTTVVLRRFLRNRSALVGAAVLILLFLLAFAGPLVSPWDYSHIDYTALRSAPGADHWWGTNRIGQDVFAQTVRGLQKSLVIGLLVALFSTVLASLVGACAGYFGGWPDRLLMFFVDLLLVFPSFLIIAIVSPRLRNGGWFAFVGLLAVFGWMITARVVRSMTLSLKEREFVKAAVYMGVGPLRIIWRHILPNIASFLIIDATIAVGGAVMSETALSYFGFGVQAPDVSLGTLIASTTGAAVTYPWMFFFAAGLLIVFVLAVNLVGDGLRDALDPTSTRSPKPTRVGSKGVGR; this is encoded by the coding sequence ATGACCGCCGCCATCGAGAGCAGCGTCCCGGGCGCGCCGGGCATCGCCCGTCCCGCCGGGCGCACCACCGTCGTACTGCGCCGCTTCCTGCGCAACCGCAGCGCGCTGGTAGGCGCCGCCGTCCTCATCCTGCTCTTCCTGCTCGCCTTCGCCGGACCGCTCGTCAGCCCGTGGGACTACAGCCACATCGACTACACCGCGCTGCGATCCGCGCCCGGCGCCGACCACTGGTGGGGCACCAACCGGATCGGTCAGGACGTCTTCGCGCAGACCGTCCGCGGGCTCCAGAAGTCCCTGGTCATCGGGCTGCTGGTGGCGCTGTTCTCGACGGTTCTCGCCTCACTGGTCGGCGCCTGCGCCGGGTACTTCGGCGGCTGGCCGGACCGGCTGCTGATGTTCTTCGTCGACCTGCTGCTCGTCTTCCCGTCGTTCCTGATCATCGCGATCGTCTCACCGCGGCTGCGCAACGGCGGTTGGTTCGCCTTCGTCGGGCTGCTCGCCGTGTTCGGCTGGATGATCACCGCGCGGGTGGTCCGGTCGATGACGCTGTCGCTCAAGGAACGGGAGTTCGTGAAGGCGGCCGTGTACATGGGCGTGGGACCGCTGCGGATCATCTGGCGGCACATCCTGCCCAACATCGCCTCGTTCCTCATCATCGACGCGACGATCGCCGTCGGCGGCGCGGTGATGAGCGAGACCGCGCTCTCGTACTTCGGGTTCGGTGTGCAGGCGCCGGACGTCTCGCTCGGCACGCTCATCGCGAGCACCACGGGGGCGGCGGTCACCTACCCCTGGATGTTCTTCTTCGCCGCCGGGCTGCTGATCGTGTTCGTCCTCGCGGTGAACCTGGTGGGGGACGGACTGCGGGACGCCCTCGACCCCACGTCGACGCGGTCCCCCAAGCCCACCCGCGTCGGATCGAAGGGAGTCGGCCGATGA